From a single Pseudocalidococcus azoricus BACA0444 genomic region:
- a CDS encoding helix-turn-helix transcriptional regulator codes for MQQHLELPTTGFLRLNQILQIIPIGKSTWWAGVKSGRFPKGVKLSVRTTVWKVEDIRSLIKTAGGEAISY; via the coding sequence ATGCAGCAACATTTAGAATTACCCACCACTGGTTTCTTACGTCTAAATCAAATTTTGCAGATTATCCCAATTGGAAAATCTACGTGGTGGGCTGGCGTGAAAAGCGGACGTTTTCCCAAGGGAGTCAAACTCTCTGTTCGCACGACTGTTTGGAAGGTAGAGGATATTCGCAGTTTAATTAAAACAGCAGGAGGTGAAGCGATTAGCTACTAA
- a CDS encoding tyrosine-type recombinase/integrase, whose amino-acid sequence MSNAAITAALRAMGIDGSEQTAHGFRATARTLLDEVLGIRPDYIEHQLGHTVKDPLGRAYNRTTHLKERREMMQVWADYLDTLKEQV is encoded by the coding sequence ATGAGTAATGCAGCGATTACGGCGGCTCTCAGGGCAATGGGGATTGATGGCAGTGAGCAAACGGCGCATGGTTTCCGAGCGACTGCCAGAACGCTGCTGGATGAAGTCTTAGGCATTCGACCAGATTACATCGAGCATCAGCTAGGACATACCGTAAAAGACCCGCTCGGACGAGCCTACAACCGAACTACGCACCTAAAGGAGCGGCGGGAGATGATGCAAGTCTGGGCAGATTATTTGGACACATTAAAGGAGCAAGTCTAA
- a CDS encoding phage holin family protein — MDSNLFKLDWQEYLVMSSYQYYLTLQDVEREENINIRRLKKTWAKNWKNYIEEFLASLANKKVNSLDEEHLFDYSNELLKHQSRLIDRITILIELIVFNPYFIFEKDDCNNKEYENLKADRGNFFTDDCWIEEIKYISEYLCLDPVSCLRLKDFFEEAIKGIKGGGNLFWWLLVGAALFALLAPFAIPAVVGLLAPAGLYGAAATSSVLAALGGGAIAVGGFGMAGGVAVIIGGGALIGGVTGGVLGTLLKDAPDLVVLQGAKLVATVREVHVHNRKLAYELGKAINSGLRKSIHQLEEKIESEYLSGDLNDARRKEKENLEKSIEYLRKTIKVIQDFLAENSNLYGSSSFGASILLEYTGTYRQIYSAPPQLPAGKNLDVEQYRFSPVCSNCLHLSESDSNNPYRACTAFPERIPDEIWFGRNLHQSHYPGDHGIQFTKL, encoded by the coding sequence ATGGACAGTAACCTATTTAAGTTGGATTGGCAAGAATACCTAGTAATGTCTAGTTATCAGTATTATCTAACTCTACAGGATGTAGAAAGAGAAGAAAACATAAACATAAGAAGGCTTAAAAAAACTTGGGCAAAAAATTGGAAGAATTATATTGAAGAATTTCTAGCTAGCCTTGCCAACAAGAAAGTAAATTCATTAGATGAAGAACATTTATTCGATTATTCAAATGAATTACTAAAGCATCAATCAAGGCTCATTGATAGAATCACAATTCTTATTGAATTGATCGTATTTAACCCTTATTTTATTTTTGAAAAGGATGATTGCAACAATAAAGAGTATGAAAATCTCAAGGCTGATCGTGGAAACTTCTTTACAGATGATTGCTGGATAGAAGAAATCAAATACATTTCTGAATATCTTTGCCTTGATCCTGTTTCATGTCTGCGCCTAAAAGACTTCTTTGAAGAAGCAATTAAAGGAATAAAAGGAGGTGGAAATCTTTTTTGGTGGTTGCTTGTTGGTGCGGCACTTTTTGCGCTTTTAGCTCCTTTTGCAATACCTGCTGTAGTGGGCTTGTTGGCTCCTGCTGGACTCTATGGGGCTGCCGCTACAAGTTCTGTTTTAGCTGCATTAGGTGGGGGTGCTATTGCAGTAGGTGGCTTTGGAATGGCTGGTGGGGTAGCAGTCATTATTGGAGGGGGTGCTCTTATAGGAGGAGTCACCGGAGGAGTTTTAGGCACATTACTCAAAGATGCTCCTGATTTGGTTGTCTTACAGGGAGCCAAGCTCGTTGCAACGGTGCGTGAAGTTCATGTGCATAATCGTAAGCTTGCCTATGAGTTAGGAAAAGCAATTAATTCTGGCCTGAGAAAGTCAATTCATCAACTAGAAGAGAAAATCGAAAGTGAGTATCTTTCAGGTGATTTAAATGACGCAAGGAGAAAAGAAAAGGAGAATTTAGAAAAATCCATCGAATACCTAAGAAAAACGATAAAAGTTATTCAAGACTTTTTAGCTGAAAATTCTAACTTGTATGGAAGCTCCAGTTTTGGCGCATCAATACTTCTAGAATACACAGGCACTTATAGACAAATTTATTCTGCACCTCCTCAATTACCTGCTGGAAAGAACTTAGATGTAGAACAGTACAGATTTAGTCCAGTTTGTTCAAATTGTTTACATCTATCCGAATCAGACTCTAATAACCCCTATAGAGCTTGTACTGCTTTTCCCGAACGCATACCAGACGAAATTTGGTTTGGACGTAACTTGCACCAAAGTCATTACCCAGGTGATCATGGTATTCAATTTACTAAACTCTAA
- a CDS encoding tyrosine-type recombinase/integrase, giving the protein MALTVLTISNAKPKDKVQKLFDSCGLFLEITPKGSKRWRHKYYYQGKEKLLSLGLYQDVSLAEAREILSEQKKQLAKGIDPSAARQAIESARVATALNQFEVVAREWFANKQPSWAASHAKVNLQRLERDVFPLIGDRGIADITAPEILSLLQGIIKRGSIETAHRVKSIISQVMRYGIATNRVDHDVTPGLTGALPPSPENHLAAITDPKRLGQVLKMFDAYPGGLVVRCALQLTPLLFVRPGELRAMKWAEVDLNTKEWLSTLSKTNQPHIVPLATQSAAILREIQPFTRTGEFVFPSPRTSNRPMANE; this is encoded by the coding sequence ATGGCACTTACAGTCCTGACCATTAGCAATGCCAAGCCTAAAGACAAAGTACAGAAACTTTTTGACAGTTGTGGTTTATTCCTGGAAATTACTCCGAAAGGCAGTAAACGTTGGCGGCATAAATATTATTACCAAGGCAAAGAAAAGCTACTCAGTTTAGGGCTTTACCAAGATGTCAGTTTAGCTGAAGCACGAGAAATCCTCAGTGAGCAGAAAAAACAACTGGCAAAAGGGATTGATCCTTCAGCCGCACGACAAGCGATTGAGTCGGCACGAGTCGCTACTGCGCTGAACCAGTTCGAGGTCGTAGCAAGAGAGTGGTTTGCCAACAAGCAACCAAGCTGGGCAGCAAGTCATGCCAAGGTTAATCTGCAAAGACTTGAGCGGGACGTATTTCCGTTAATAGGAGATAGAGGAATTGCCGATATTACAGCCCCAGAGATATTGTCTCTACTCCAAGGCATTATCAAGCGTGGTTCCATTGAAACCGCCCATCGAGTCAAAAGTATAATCTCTCAGGTGATGCGTTATGGCATTGCAACTAATCGAGTAGATCATGATGTCACCCCAGGATTAACTGGAGCGTTACCGCCATCTCCAGAGAATCATCTAGCTGCAATTACAGACCCAAAACGATTAGGGCAAGTCTTAAAGATGTTTGATGCTTATCCTGGTGGGCTGGTAGTGCGCTGTGCTTTGCAGCTAACTCCTTTATTGTTTGTGCGTCCGGGTGAGTTACGTGCAATGAAATGGGCAGAAGTTGACCTTAACACTAAAGAATGGCTATCCACTCTCAGCAAGACCAATCAACCGCATATCGTACCGTTGGCTACTCAGTCAGCCGCAATTCTGCGTGAAATACAACCTTTTACACGGACAGGTGAGTTTGTGTTTCCGAGTCCCCGAACATCAAACCGGCCAATGGCCAATGAGTAA
- a CDS encoding DEAD/DEAH box helicase, translating to MSIRDSPLTDLQYFAVNIEHAEALAEEARRQGIKAQAITSLTAPKDREKFLGDYASGHLTFLASCGCLSVGFDAPHASVVLMCRPTKSLIVYLQQLGRVLRPSLGKKDALVLDFAGNVFAHGRVEDIKDIALDHGGVAPKGTGKPPIKLCPTSQKDRDGKVGCSALVPLFSSQCRHCGYLFGKQKATPTGQLQQATNNKAAIRQFFAVAKQQGKDKRWLYAKLHSLSNLTQSDFELYGTLRGYKKPKGWAYYQMQELKQRA from the coding sequence GTGAGTATCAGAGACTCGCCTTTAACCGACCTGCAATATTTCGCTGTCAATATTGAACACGCTGAAGCACTTGCAGAGGAAGCTAGACGGCAAGGGATAAAAGCACAGGCAATTACAAGCCTAACTGCGCCTAAAGATAGGGAGAAATTTCTAGGTGACTATGCTTCTGGTCATCTCACATTTCTAGCTAGTTGTGGCTGTCTCAGTGTTGGTTTTGATGCACCTCATGCCTCTGTAGTGTTGATGTGCCGCCCAACAAAATCCCTGATTGTGTACTTACAGCAGCTAGGACGAGTTCTGCGTCCATCGCTAGGGAAAAAAGATGCTCTGGTGTTGGATTTTGCTGGGAATGTGTTTGCACACGGTCGTGTGGAAGATATTAAAGATATTGCGCTAGATCATGGGGGAGTTGCCCCTAAAGGTACTGGAAAACCACCAATTAAGCTTTGCCCGACTAGCCAAAAAGATCGGGACGGTAAAGTTGGTTGCAGTGCTCTCGTTCCTCTGTTTAGTTCTCAGTGCCGACATTGTGGTTATCTTTTTGGGAAACAAAAGGCAACTCCAACGGGACAGCTTCAGCAAGCTACCAACAATAAGGCAGCTATTAGGCAGTTTTTTGCGGTCGCCAAACAGCAGGGAAAAGATAAGCGATGGCTTTATGCCAAGTTGCACAGCCTCTCAAACCTTACTCAATCTGATTTTGAGTTGTACGGAACCTTGAGGGGTTACAAGAAGCCAAAGGGATGGGCATACTACCAGATGCAGGAGTTAAAACAGAGAGCTTAG
- a CDS encoding DEAD/DEAH box helicase: MVFLIHSIQGKPRIKLRSYQEKIINEVHASQSRRIVIYAPTGAGKTVIACRLIRDLLSQGLRILVLVDQVTLIDQTSEKLKAWNILHGFIKSGKPENSAPQIQVASTQTLSRRHKWKVQPFDVVILDECHTTAFSRAAKTLRSLMPNARHIGLTATPWRSAKHEGLGDVFDELIKAPLPSDLINMGFLVQPVYYQLAEVNLKGVKVKCGDYDLNRLAVVCNTPEQVKLAISEYQRLAFNRPAIFRCQY; this comes from the coding sequence GTGGTTTTTCTTATTCATTCAATTCAAGGAAAACCAAGAATAAAACTACGTTCTTATCAAGAGAAAATCATCAATGAAGTCCACGCTTCGCAATCACGCCGCATTGTGATTTATGCGCCGACAGGTGCGGGGAAAACGGTTATTGCTTGCCGCCTCATCCGAGACCTGTTATCTCAAGGTTTACGCATATTGGTCTTGGTGGATCAAGTGACACTAATTGACCAAACTAGCGAAAAGTTGAAGGCATGGAATATTCTGCACGGGTTCATCAAATCTGGAAAACCGGAAAATTCTGCGCCTCAAATACAGGTGGCAAGTACGCAAACCCTGTCCAGGCGGCACAAGTGGAAAGTACAACCCTTTGATGTGGTGATTTTAGATGAGTGCCACACGACTGCATTTAGTCGGGCAGCTAAAACTCTCCGTTCACTGATGCCCAATGCACGTCACATTGGACTGACTGCAACTCCTTGGCGATCTGCAAAGCACGAAGGCTTAGGGGATGTTTTTGATGAGTTAATTAAAGCCCCCCTCCCTTCTGACCTGATAAATATGGGCTTTCTAGTGCAGCCTGTATACTACCAGTTAGCTGAGGTCAATTTGAAGGGGGTCAAGGTTAAGTGTGGTGACTATGACCTAAACAGACTTGCGGTTGTATGCAATACCCCAGAGCAGGTGAAACTGGCTATCAGTGAGTATCAGAGACTCGCCTTTAACCGACCTGCAATATTTCGCTGTCAATATTGA